In Aequorivita sp. H23M31, a single window of DNA contains:
- a CDS encoding patatin-like phospholipase family protein, with protein sequence MENEKTFKLCLTMAGAVSAGAYTAGVLDYLLETLELWEEAKRTNRARGINHPDYDHTIPMHNVEIDVLSGSSAGGICSSLAFLALSDKNFKSCNTTNSAGKNNIFYESWVNMGDTPTNSTVDKLLSPDDLKEYNEVRSLLNSNVIDALANEAICVRESKAVPAYASKSLDVILTTTNLRGINFLIDFVGSDKDSSKGTIITNQEGFFRYKLKNDLFPPGIPKNEDELFYVLDLQKDRDLRYLKEATLSTAAFPIGLRAREVTISAEYIKRYPKYLFNKSKGVQPLLPYGDLYSFTSVDGGVVNNEPYGIGLKILKEKNPQHIKNDRYGVVMIDPFPNKDHDTPKIGTDILSIAGGLFKALRNQVMFNQDGILEALDLSEYTKFLIEPIRQVEKNGIWGRPPSDLASGPISGFAGFLSRDFRHHDFHLGRKNCQAFLRHYFAIPIAEVERRLSISPTDNIKERFQFSVPAGDINGKKFLPIIPDMRVLRNFSNQGDVNTYGKDANIGEIPYPKMNFSAFETRYKGKIRDRIGLLVKYQLKNGFVAFLANQFYAKKAGYNFIKESLEKELRSNNLLH encoded by the coding sequence ATGGAAAACGAAAAAACCTTTAAACTCTGTCTTACTATGGCTGGAGCGGTTTCAGCAGGCGCCTATACTGCCGGAGTGTTAGACTATTTGTTGGAAACCCTAGAGTTATGGGAAGAGGCAAAAAGAACAAACCGTGCTCGCGGCATTAACCATCCAGATTACGATCATACTATTCCAATGCACAATGTTGAGATCGATGTTTTGAGTGGTTCCTCAGCTGGAGGCATTTGTAGCTCCCTAGCTTTTCTCGCCTTAAGCGATAAAAATTTTAAAAGCTGCAATACGACGAATAGTGCCGGCAAGAATAATATTTTCTATGAAAGTTGGGTAAATATGGGGGACACACCAACCAATAGTACAGTGGATAAATTGCTTAGTCCCGACGATCTGAAGGAATATAATGAAGTCCGTTCCTTGCTGAATAGTAATGTAATAGACGCTTTGGCGAACGAAGCCATCTGTGTAAGAGAGAGCAAAGCGGTTCCGGCTTATGCCTCCAAAAGTCTGGACGTTATTCTTACCACCACCAATTTGCGCGGCATAAACTTTCTTATAGATTTTGTGGGCAGCGATAAGGATTCCTCTAAGGGCACGATAATCACTAACCAAGAAGGATTTTTTAGGTACAAACTGAAAAATGATTTATTTCCACCAGGAATTCCCAAAAATGAAGACGAGCTTTTCTATGTTTTGGATCTACAAAAAGATCGTGATCTTCGATATTTAAAAGAGGCGACTTTAAGTACTGCCGCATTTCCAATAGGACTGCGGGCACGTGAAGTAACTATTTCTGCTGAGTACATTAAGCGATATCCAAAATATTTATTCAATAAGTCTAAAGGAGTTCAACCTCTTTTACCTTATGGCGACCTTTATAGTTTTACTTCGGTGGATGGAGGTGTTGTAAATAATGAGCCCTATGGAATCGGACTGAAGATTTTAAAAGAAAAAAATCCTCAACATATCAAAAATGATCGTTACGGAGTGGTTATGATCGATCCATTTCCAAATAAGGACCATGATACCCCAAAAATTGGAACAGACATTCTGAGTATTGCCGGTGGACTTTTTAAAGCCTTAAGGAATCAGGTTATGTTTAATCAAGATGGAATTTTGGAAGCCTTGGATTTGAGTGAGTACACCAAATTTTTAATAGAACCTATTAGACAAGTCGAGAAAAACGGTATTTGGGGAAGACCGCCTAGCGATTTGGCTTCGGGACCCATTAGCGGCTTTGCGGGTTTTCTCAGTCGCGATTTTAGACATCACGATTTTCATCTAGGCCGGAAAAACTGCCAGGCTTTTTTGCGGCATTACTTTGCTATTCCCATTGCCGAGGTGGAACGACGGTTAAGTATCTCTCCAACGGATAATATTAAAGAACGCTTTCAGTTTAGTGTGCCCGCTGGAGATATAAATGGCAAAAAGTTTTTGCCCATTATTCCCGATATGCGGGTTCTTCGTAATTTTAGCAATCAAGGAGATGTTAATACTTATGGGAAGGATGCCAACATTGGTGAAATCCCATATCCAAAGATGAACTTTTCCGCATTTGAAACCAGATATAAGGGAAAAATAAGGGACCGCATTGGGTTGTTGGTAAAATATCAACTTAAAAATGGGTTCGTGGCTTT